In a single window of the Aquarana catesbeiana isolate 2022-GZ linkage group LG13, ASM4218655v1, whole genome shotgun sequence genome:
- the LOC141117736 gene encoding olfactory receptor 5G9-like, translating to MSPARLDLKVMKEINQTSQERFILLGLSNVLYLQVICFLVFLLMYIITLSGNLLLIIVVRINPKLQTPMYFFLSNLSIIDIFFSSSIVPKLLINTLARDKSISLLGCALQMYFSLSLGATECVILAVMAYDRFAAICRPLHYNTIMNKALCYSLAAGSWSICFLNSAMHVVLTFRLPYCKSHHVKHFFCEMPPFFRMSCRDTWFNEMLMYIGAGIIVMCSFCLTLISYIHIISTIMKIRSSHGRHKAFSTCASHLTVVSLYYGTLMFMYMRPRSTYSAEIDKTVSILYTAVTPMLNPIIYSMRNKDVKDTITKQRKQEIKTSN from the coding sequence ATGTCTCCTGCCAGACTTGATCTGAAGGTTATGAAAGAAATCAACCAAACATCTCAAGAAAGGTTCATCCTCCTAGGACTATCTAATGTCCTATATCTACAAGTCATCTGTTTCCTTGTGTTCCTTCTGATGTACATAATCACATTGTCAGGAAATCTTCTACTGATCATTGTGGTGAGGATTAACCCAAAGCTACAGACCCCCATGTACTTCTTCCTGAGTAATCTGTCCATTATTGACATCTTTTTCTCGTCTTCCATCGTTCCCAAACTTCTCATAAACACTCTGGCCAGAGATAAAAGTATCTCCTTGTTAGGATGTGCATTACAGATGTACTTTAGTTTATCTTTAGGAGCAACAGAGTGTGTTATACTAGCCGTCATGGCGTATGACAGGTTTGCTGCCATCTGTAGACCACTGCACTACAACACCATCATGAACAAGGCATTGTGTTACAGTTTAGCAGCAGGATCATGGAGTATTTGCTTCCTAAACTCCGCCATGCACGTTGTCCTAACCTTTCGACTCCCCTACTGCAAGTCCCACCATGTCAAACACTTCTTCTGTGAGATGCCGCCTTTCTTTCGAATGTCTTGCCGAGATACTTGGTTCAATGAGATGCTGATGTATATTGGAGCAGGTATTATCGTCATGTGTTCTTTCTGCTTGACTCTAATTTCATACATCCACATCATCTCCACCATCATGAAGATCCGTTCCTCCCACGGAAGACATAAAGCTTTCTCCACATGTGCTTCTCACCTGACTGTGGTGAGTCTCTACTATGGGACCCTCATGTTTATGTATATGAGACCCCGTTCTACTTATTCTGCAGAAATAGACAAAACTGTGTCCATTCTCTATACAGCTGTGACACCAATGTTGAACCCCATCATCTATAGTATGAGGAACAAGGATGTCAAAGACACAAtcacaaaacaaagaaaacaagaAATAAAGACCTCCAATTGA
- the LOC141117726 gene encoding olfactory receptor 5AP2-like — translation MEEVNQTSSDRFILLGLSDVPYLQVICFLVFFLMYIITLSGNLLLIIVVRINRKLQTPMYFFLSNLSIVDMFFSSSIVPKILINTLAIDKSISFLGCALQMYFSMVLGTTECFILAAMAYDRFAAICRPLHYNTIMNKTLCTSLATGSWGISVLNSAIHVALTFQISYCKSRHINHFFCEMQPLLQLSCQDTFLNEIVMYIGTGILGMPSFCLTLISYVQIISTILKICSSQGRHKAFSTCASHLTVVVLYYGTLIFMYLRPRSTYSPEIDKTLSILYTVVTPMLNPLVYSVRNKDVEN, via the exons ATGGAAGAAGTCAATCAAACATCTTCAGACAGGTTCATCCTCCTCGGTCTATCTGATGTCCCATACCTCCAGGTCATCTGTTTCCTTGTGTTCTTTCTGATGTACATAATCACATTGTCAGGGAATCTCCTACTAATCATAGTCGTGAGGATCAACCGAAAGCTACAGACCCCCATGTACTTCTTCCTGAGTAATCTCTCCATTGTCGATATGTTTTTTTCATCTTCCATCGTTCCCAAAATTCTTATAAACACTCTGGCCATAGATAAAAGTATTTCCTTTTTGGGATGTGCATTACAGATGTATTTCAGTATGGTCTTAGGAACAACAGAGTGTTTTATACTTGCCGCCATGGCGTATGACAGGTTTGCCGCCATCTGTAGACCACTGCACTATAACACCATCATGAACAAGACACTGTGCACCAGTTTAGCAACAGGATCATGGGGAATTAGCGTCCTAAACTCTGCCATCCATGTTGCCCTTACCTTTCAAATATCCTACTGCAAGTCCCGCCATATCAACCACTTCTTCTGTGAGATGCAGCCTTTACTTCAATTATCCTGTCAAGACACTTTTCTTAATGAGATAGTCATGTACATCGGCACAGGAATCCTTGGCATGCCTTCTTTTTGCTTGACTCTTATTTCTTATGTCCAAATAATTTCCACCATCCTGAAGATCTGTTCCTCACAAGGAAGACACAAAGCTTTCTCCACATGTGCTTCCCACCTAACTGTGGTGGTTCTTTATTATGGGACCCTTATTTTTATGTATCTGAGACCCCGCTCTACATACTCTCCTGAAATAGACAAAACTCTGTCCATTCTCTATACTGTAGTGACGCCAATGCTTAACCCCTTGGTCTACAGTGTGAGGAACAAGGAT GTAGAGAATTGA